A stretch of Henckelia pumila isolate YLH828 chromosome 4, ASM3356847v2, whole genome shotgun sequence DNA encodes these proteins:
- the LOC140866832 gene encoding mitochondrial import inner membrane translocase subunit TIM23-2-like, whose amino-acid sequence MAFHSRPDDDSARRLYNPYQNIHPEYLFQEESLAQRRSWGENLTYYTGIGYLAGSSAGAARGFVSGVKSIELTDTTKLKINRILNGSGHTGRQFGNRCGVIGLMYAALESGMVAFRDKDDIFNSIVAGLGTGALYKAAAGPRSAAVAGAIGGVIVGIAVAGKQALKRYVPV is encoded by the coding sequence ATGGCCTTTCACTCACGACCAGACGACGATTCAGCTCGCCGGCTATACAACCCTTACCAAAATATACACCCCGAATACCTTTTCCAAGAGGAGTCTCTCGCGCAGCGCCGCTCCTGGGGCGAGAATCTCACCTATTACACCGGTATCGGCTACCTTGCCGGCTCCTCCGCCGGTGCTGCCAGGGGTTTTGTCTCCGGCGTCAAGTCCATCGAGCTAACCGACACCACCAAGCTCAAAATCAATCGGATTTTAAACGGATCTGGTCACACGGGTCGACAGTTCGGGAATCGGTGCGGGGTCATTGGGCTTATGTACGCCGCTCTCGAGAGTGGGATGGTGGCTTTCAGGGACAAAGATGACATCTTCAACAGCATCGTGGCTGGGTTGGGAACTGGAGCACTTTACAAGGCAGCGGCGGGGCCGAGGTCCGCCGCCGTGGCGGGGGCCATCGGCGGCGTGATTGTGGGGATTGCTGTCGCGGGGAAGCAGGCGCTGAAGCGATATGTGCCCGTTTGA